The Longimicrobium sp. DNA segment CACGCGGGCATCTGGTCCGATAATCCGCGTTTGCACGACGAATGTCTAGCGGGATCGAATACTCCACTTCCGTGGATTAGCTTGCGTGAAAACCGTAAACGAGTTGCCACACGCCAGAGAACCGATTAATGTCCGATCGGAGTCGCAGCCCGCGTCGCGCGTCCATCATGCGCCTCTTCGCCGAAGGGGAACCAAAGGACTTGCTTGTGGTATACGGGAGAGCTTATACTCGCTGTCGTGGGGGGGCATGAGTGAAACTTGTGAGGTCCGCTTCAGCCCGGCAGCTGAACGTGAGTTCCGGCGCCTCGCGAAGCAGGACCCCGAGCGCGCGGTGGCGTTGGCGGGGTTGATTGAGCAGGTAGAGGAAAACGGATGGAAGCTCTCTACCAACTCGGAAGTGATCAAGGTACTTCGCAACAAGACGTGCATCGGAGAGATTCGCGATGTCGGGAGTGGCGGCTATCGTCTTTTTTTCTTCTGGGACGACACGGCAACGGCACGCGACTTGTGGGTCTGCAGGATCATCCCCAAGCGGGATGTAGAGGGGAGACGACGGCTCAACGATGTCTGTGACGCCGTAGAAGAACATAGAACGCGTTTCCTCAACGAGAGAAAGAAGAAGAGCTAAAATGTCCCAGCATCAGGGTACTCGGGCGAAGGATCTGTTTGCAGCACTGCGCAATGAGATCCCGGAGTTCGCGCAGGCCGAGCGGGATCTTGGAAGCCGCCTTGTCGTGGCGAAGAATGTAATCCGTCTGCGTATCCAGCGAGGGTATACGCAGCAGCGCTTGGCCGAGGAACTTGGCGTGACGCAGCCCCGAATCGCAGAGATCGAGGGCGCTCGCGCCAACATGAAGGTTGATACGCTCGACAGACTCGCGAGGGTGTTTGGGGTTGAAACGTCGAGCCTTTTCAAGGTAGAGAAGAAGAGCACCAGGCGGACTGCAGCGTACGTGAGCCAGCCCATCAAGCCGGCCCAGGTCCGTGAGCGTCACGAGGATTGGGGAGTAGCTCCGCGCTCATATGCTGCCGCAACTGCTGGCGTTGAGGGTACCTGATGGCGCTGGCAAAGGTCCGCCGGGAGAAAAAGCCGGATTCGGCCGTTCCGCCTGTGGCGGCGAAACTCGTTGACCTCTACCTCTACCGCGTCCGGTACACCGAGAGGCGAACCCAATCGGATGAGGACGAGGAGATGGCGGCGAACACGACGTTCTTCCTCTCGGCTCGGCTGTTTGCGGATCGGACCGTAGGGGTTGAAGTCGGGACTAAGGTAAAAACCCGGGCCGGATTGCTCGTTGAGGTGATCTACCGGACTCGGTTTGAGCGAGGGCC contains these protein-coding regions:
- a CDS encoding helix-turn-helix transcriptional regulator; amino-acid sequence: MSQHQGTRAKDLFAALRNEIPEFAQAERDLGSRLVVAKNVIRLRIQRGYTQQRLAEELGVTQPRIAEIEGARANMKVDTLDRLARVFGVETSSLFKVEKKSTRRTAAYVSQPIKPAQVRERHEDWGVAPRSYAAATAGVEGT